From the genome of Thermaerobacter marianensis DSM 12885:
AGGGCCAGGCTGAGGGCGTCGATGAGGATGGACTTGCCCGCACCCGTCTCGCCGGTCAGCAGGTTCAGACCGGGGCCGAACTCGACCTGGGCCGCATCGATCAGGGCGATGTTCTCGATCACCAGTTCTGCCAGCACCCGGTTCCCTCCCACCCTTATTCCCCGGCTCCCGGCGCGTTGGGCCCCGCCGCGGCGAACATCGCCCGCCGGCTGCCGCGCCGGCGCGGGGGCTAGCGGGCCAGCTCCCGGAACCGGTCGGCCACCAGCGGGGCCATCTCCCGGGACCGCACCACCACCAGCACGGTGTTGTCCCCTGCCACGGTCCCCACGATCTCCGGCCAGCCCAGCTGGTCGATGGCCTCGCCCGCTGCCGCCGCCGTGCCCCGCAAGGTCTTGACCACCACCAGGTTCTCGCTGGTGTCGATGTCCAGCAGCGATTCGCGGAAGAGCCGCCGCAGCCGCTCGCGCCCGCCCGGCGCCGCATCGGGCAGCGCGTAGCAGTAGCGGCCGTCGCCGGTGGGCGTCTTGATCAGGCCAAGCTCCTTGATGTCCCGGGACACCGTGGCCTGGGTCGCCGGCAGGCCGCGGCGTTCCAGCTCCCGGACCAGTTCCTCCTGGGTCTCGACGGGCATGGCCTGGATGATCTCCAGGATCAGGCGCTGCCGCTTGGACTTCACCGGCGCCCCCCTCCTCCGGGCGTCGTGAAGAGCTTGGCCCGCAGCACGTCGTAGAAGGGCCAGGGGCGGCGCCGCACCAGCCGCAGGGTACGCCCGCCGAGCCCGGCCTCCAGCACCCCGCCGGAGGGCAGCGGCCGCGCCTCCTGGCCGTCGGCGGTCACGAAGGCCTCGCCTTCCAGCAGCTCCACCGCGACCCGGCGCGACGGCGCCACGAGGAAGGGCCGGACGGCGAGGCTGAAGGAACTCAGGGGCACCACCACCAGGCACTCCAGATCCGGCGGCACCGCCGGGCCGCCGGCCGCCAGGGCGTAGGCCGTCGAGCCGGTCGCCGTCGCCACCACCACGCCGTCGCCCGCCACCTCGGCCGCCAGCTGGCCGTCGACCCGGATCCGCAGGCGCAACAGGCGCGCCGTCCCGCCGCTGCGCACCGCCAGATCGTTGACGGCCCACCACGCGTCACGGCCGGCGGTTCCCTCCAGCAGGCGACGCTCGTCCAGGACGAACCGGCCCGCCAGCACCTGGGGCAGGGCCTCCCAGACCTCCTCGGGTCCCATCTCGGCCAGGAAGCCTACCCGTCCCAGATTCACGCCCAGCAGCGGAATGCCCGGCGGAACCACCCGGGCGGCCCTCAGCAGCGTGCCGTCGCCCCCCAGCGAGACCACGATCCCCGGACCGCCGGGCAGGTCGCCGGGGCCACCCGGCCCCAGGACCCCAGGCCCCGCCCCGCCCTTCATCCCGCCTTGGGCCGGGCCCGAAGCCGGTGGCCCGGACAGTTCGACGGCGGTCACCCCGCGGCCGGCCAGCCACCGCCGGAGCTGCTCGGCCAGCGCCCGGCCGGCCGCCTTGGTGGCGAAAAGACCCACCCATGCCACAGGCTGGCCGGTGGCGGGGTTCCCCCCGGCATCCCGGCCGGCCGGGCCGGTCGCCTCGCCGGCATGGCCCGCGGCGGCCCGGTCCTCGCCGGTCGGGGCGTCGTCCCGT
Proteins encoded in this window:
- a CDS encoding NAD(+)/NADH kinase; the protein is MGYYGIRDDAPTGEDRAAAGHAGEATGPAGRDAGGNPATGQPVAWVGLFATKAAGRALAEQLRRWLAGRGVTAVELSGPPASGPAQGGMKGGAGPGVLGPGGPGDLPGGPGIVVSLGGDGTLLRAARVVPPGIPLLGVNLGRVGFLAEMGPEEVWEALPQVLAGRFVLDERRLLEGTAGRDAWWAVNDLAVRSGGTARLLRLRIRVDGQLAAEVAGDGVVVATATGSTAYALAAGGPAVPPDLECLVVVPLSSFSLAVRPFLVAPSRRVAVELLEGEAFVTADGQEARPLPSGGVLEAGLGGRTLRLVRRRPWPFYDVLRAKLFTTPGGGGRR
- the argR gene encoding arginine repressor, with the translated sequence MKSKRQRLILEIIQAMPVETQEELVRELERRGLPATQATVSRDIKELGLIKTPTGDGRYCYALPDAAPGGRERLRRLFRESLLDIDTSENLVVVKTLRGTAAAAGEAIDQLGWPEIVGTVAGDNTVLVVVRSREMAPLVADRFRELAR